In Chryseobacterium salivictor, the DNA window CAGTTCCTTTAGTATCAGAGTTGGTTAAAACAGTAGCACTGTTTGCCCCAATTTTAGTATTGTACTGGTATGATGCAGTGTTGGGATAGTAAACACGATCTTGGTTGGTCATTCTTGCAGTAGATTCTTTTCTGTTTGCTCCATATTGGAATACAGAATTTACATCTTTAGTATATAGAATGTCTGTGGTCAATGTGAATACAGAGTTTGGAATTTTGTAGTCAGCGCCAAAACTTGATCTCCATACAGAAGGCATTTTGAAGTCCTGATCAACTAAAGCAAATGAAGATGGTGCACCTTCTTTAGGGCTATTGATGAATACGTTTCCTGCTCCTGCTGGTGGATTGTTTACATAATAGTAAATATCCTGAGGTTGGAAAGTTACATTTCCGATCCATCCTGCGATCTCAGCATAAGAACCCGGTTCAACAGTGTTTTGTAAAACACCTGCATTGGTTGGCATATTGGTTAACCATACAAAAGGAACACGTCCTGTAAAGATACCTGTACCTCCACGCAATGTTAAACTTTTGTCTCCGATTACATCGTAGTTGAATCCTAAACGTGGAGAAAGAGAAACTTTAGATTTTGGCCATTCACCAGAAGCGTAGTTTCTTGGGTTTCCGTTTTTATCTAATAAATTTAATGCATCAATCGATGGATTGGCTGTAAGATCATTTAAATAATTAGGAAGCTCTGCTCTTAAACCAACTGTAAAGTTGAATTTGTCGCTTAATGTAATTCTATCCTGTAAATAGGCAGAAGCCAATCCGAAATTAACTCTTGAATAAGTATCTTGGTTAGCATATGGATAAGTTAAACCAAACATAATTGGTGCAACCTCAGCCGAAGTACCTGTTTTTAAGAAGTCTTCTACAGAAGCATAACGGTAATAACCTGTTCCCATTCTTGTGTATGAGTTACCGAATTTTTGAACTTCATAAGCAATACCAGCAGTAAAGTTATTTTTACCTACGGTATAAGTTAAGTTATTGGTAAAAGAGAAGTTGTCATTCACAACATCGTTTAAGTAAGAAAATAATTCTGTACCGAAACTGATGTAATTCCCTCCATTAGCAGAACCATCCCAGATATCAACAAAAGGGAAAAGCTTTTCTGAAGGAGAAGTTCTTTTATCCTGAATTTTTGAGTAGGTAAATAATAATTTATTGGAAAGACTAGAGTTGAAAGTTGAATTTAATTCAGCAGTAATAGAGCTTACCGTGTTTTCAAAACCATAATTTCCACTTTCAAAAGTCATTGCTTTATCACTTACACGTCCCCAAGAAGATCTTGGTGCTGGACCTGAAGAAGCGTTCGCTAGTTGCTGTGATGTTCCTTTCAACATATTATAACGAACTGCAAACTTGTGCTTATCGCTGATGTTCCAGTCTAAACGAAGTAAAAATTTATCACCTTGTTGTTCTGCTTCATCAGCATACCCTTGGTAACGGCCAGGATTATATCCCCATCTGTTGATCAAGTGGTTTTGAACTGCAATTAGATCAGATTCTTTAACTCTTGAAATATTATTTGCAGGATCTGCAACTCCATCTTGTGAAGCGGTCCAAAGATTCGCACCTGAGGCATTTGCACCGGTAGCGGTTTCTCTTTCACCACTCAAAAAGAAGAACAATTTATTTTGTACAATTGGTCCACCTACCGTAAATCCATTCGTCATTTTCGCACCGGAAACTTTTTGAATTTCATCACCGTTAATTTTCCAACCACTCAAATCTTTTCCGGTATAATAACCATATAGTGAACCGTGGAATTTATTGGTTCCAGATTTAGTAATGGCGTTAATACCAGCACCTGTAAAACCAGATTGGGTAACATCAAAAGGTGCAATATTTACAGAAATTTCCTGAATTGCATCTAATGAAATTGGTTGAGAATTGCCACCAGGTAATGGGCTGCTACTTAAACCGAAACCGTTATTGAAATTCGCACCGTCAATTTGAAGGTTGTTATAACGAGCATCACGACCTGCAAATGAATTTCCGTTTGCCTGCGGAGTTAATCTCGTAAAATCAGTAATACTTCTCGAAGATTGCGGAAGATCCTGAATTAGTTTTTGACCAATATTGGTTGCAGCACCAGTCTTGTTCATGTTTCTGCCCCCTGTTCCAGAAATAATTACTTCTGCGATATTTGCTGTCTTCTCACCGAATATTGGATTCAGTGCGAAAGGTTGACCTAGCTCCAAGTATACGTCTTCGTATATGATTGGCTTTTCATTACCATAAGTAACTTCTACTTTGTATGGGCCACCAACACGCATGTTGGATAAGTTAAAAACTCCTGCTGAATTTGCAGTTGCGGAATAGACCGTCCCAGAAGGCATGTGGGTCGCTTTAATTGTTGCACCAGTGATTTTCTTACCGTCGCTCATTGTGACAACACCAGACATGTTACTTGTTGTAACCTGGGCATTTACGGATCCATACCCTGCAAATGCTAAAGCAGCAACGAGAACAGTTTTCTTTAGTGGATTAAAATTCATATCAGTTAATTTTATTAGACTTACTATAAAAGATTTTTGCAAAAATATCTAAATTAAATGGTACTTTCGTTAACAAATTGTTAAATTTTAAAATTTTGTTAAATTTCCTTCTATTCATAAGGGAATCAAAGTATTGGGGATTTTGTTCTCTAATAAAAGGGTTGTTGATTTATCTTTTTTTGTTTAAATGCACTTTCTCATTTCACAGCCTTCAAACTCAGGTCGATGTTCTCTGCAGAATGGGTCAGTGCACCTGCGGAAATAAAATCTACACCCGTTTGTGCAATGTCTTTCAGCATTTCCCGGGTAATGCCACCGGAAGCCTCAGTTTCACATTTCCTGCCGATTAATTTTACGGCTTCTGCCATCATTGCAACCTCCATATTGTCGAGCATAATTCTGTCGACGCCGGCTTTCAAAGCTTCTTCTACCTCTTCTAAATTTCGGGTTTCAACCTCTATCTTTAATGGTTTTTTAATCTTTTCAGTATATGCCTTTGCCATTTTTACAGCGTTGGTGATGCTTCCGTTATAATCGATATGGTTGTCTTTGAGCATGATCATGTCATACAAACCAAACCTGTGATTAGTGCCGCCACCGATGGCCACCGCCCATTTTTCGCAAAGTCTGAAATTGGGCGTTGTTTTTCTCGTGTCCAAAAGTTTCGTTTTTGTTCCCAATAACCGCGAATCCCACTCATGGGTAATGGTTGCGATACCACTCATTCGCTGCATGCAGTTCAAAACAAACCGTTCGGTAGTCAGGATAGATCTGGCGCTTCCCGTTATGTAAAAAGCAATATCGCCCGCTTTTGCAGGGTCACCATCTTTCATCAACCGTTCTACTTTTAAGTTTTTATCAAACTGTTTGAAAATCATTTCTGCCAGTTCAACTCCGGCTAAAATACAGTCCTGTTTCACCAGGAGTTGGGCTTTCTGCTGTAGATCTTTAGGAATGGTAGCCAAAGTAGAATGGTCGCCATCTTGAATATCTTCTTCCAATGCGTTTTTAATAAAGGTCTTTAAAGCGTCTTTCGTGATGTAGATCGGTTTTTTCATATTTTTATATTTGAAGGAATCTTCATTTTTTTTAGGTTCGGTGAAAGTTTAAATTTAGTTATTTGTTTTTAGCCACAGGTTTACCATTGCCTAACCACTCACTCCACGATCCTACGTACGGTTTGGGGATTTCAAATCCTGCATAATCCAGGGCCAGTAAAGTGTGACAAGCGGTAACTCCTGATCCGCAGTACACCGCTATTTTTTCAGATGGAATATCTTTTAAAGCTTCTGCATATTTTTCATGAAGAATTTCCGGACTTTTAAAAGTTCCGTATTCAGTAAGGTTTCCTTTAAATGGGATATTCATCGCGCCCGGAATATGCCCTGCGACATCATCGATGGGCTCCGTTTTGCCGTCATAACGGTCTTTTTCACGAACATCAATAATAATATATTCAGGGTTTTCAGAATAACGTTCAATAAAATCAATATCCGCCACCGGAAGTTTCCATTCTTTTAATGAAAGTTTATCAACGGGTTCGGGTTCGACGATTCTTGAATTTAGGGGCAGTCCCATTGCTTTTGCTCTTTGTATCCCGCCGTTTAAAACCTGAACTTTTTCTATTCCTACAGATCTCAGCATCCACCAAAATCTTGCTGCGGCAATAGAAGCGTTTTTATTGTCATACACAATAACGTGGGAATCCTGGGTGATCCCCAAACGCATCAAGACTTCCGCAAATTTTTCTAAACTGGGCAACGGATGTCGTCCGCCATTTTTTATGTTTTTCGGAATTTGGGCTAAATCATTATTCAAATCCACATAGAGCGCTCCGTCGAGATGTTCATGCAAATGGCTGTCATAAGCAGAACCACCACTTCCGGCGTCTACTATGACGACATTTTCCCGGTTCAAATCCGCTAACTCTTCAGCGTTGATAATTGGTGACAGTTTCATGGGTTTTCCCTTTTTTTTGAGTTCTTTCTCCATTCTTCCATGCTCGGAAGTCTTATTTTATAAATCGTTATTTACACCAAATCTTTATTATAAAAAGCGCCTTTGTTCTCTTTCATCATCAATGAATGCTTGATAATCAAATAAGAGATATTGGTCAGATTTCTCAGTTCCGAAAGTTTTGGCGACAGAATCGAGTAGTTGTACAGTTCATTCACAGCTTCGAAGATTTCCTGTTGTTTTCTCTTTGCCAGAGCCAAGCGGTCATTTGATCGGACGATACTTACCAAATCGCTCATCATTTCCTGCAATTGTCTGCGAAGGTAGGAAATCATCACCATCTCGTCCATCATTTTCATACCCTCTTCGTCCCATTGCGGAATTGCTTTCAAATCTTCAAAGTTGAAATCATTGATTTTTAGGAGTTCGACTGTTTTCAAAGCCGCGTTGTGACCGAAGACCAGCCCTTCCAGTAAAGAGTTTGAAGCCAGTCGGTTAGCGCCATGTAAGCCAGAATTGGTACATTCTCCTACGGCAAATAGATTTTTAATGGAACTTTGGCCGTCCATGTCGATATCGATTCCGCCCATTAAATAGTGACATGCCGGAACGATCGGAATGAGTTGGGTGAAAGGATCGATTCCTTCATCCAAACATTTCTGATAAATATTGGGAAAATGTTCGATGAATCTTTCCTGATTCATTTCGCGGCAATCAAGCCCTACATAATCATCGCCCGAAATTTTTAATTCATTATCAATGGCTCTGGCAACTATGTCCCGCGATGCTAATTCTTCGCGTTCGTCATACTTGTGCATGAATTTTGCACCATCTTTCGTTCTCAATTTTGCACCATCGCCCCGCACTGCTTCTGAAATCAAAAACAGCATTCCGTCTCTTTTGGAAAATAAAGCGGTGGGGTGAAACTGGTAATACTGCATATTCGAAATTTTCCCGCGCGCTCTGTGGACAAAGGCTATTCCGTCGCCGGTTGCGATAATCGGATTGGTGGTGTTTTTGTAAACATGACCTGCTCCGCCGGTTGCGACCAAAGTGATTTTCGCCGTAATTTTCTTTATTTCTTTATTTTTTTCATCAAGAACGTAAGCGCCGTAGCAGTCGATTTTTTCAAGGTCGAAAATTTTATTGGGAACGTGATGTTGCGTAATCAAATCGATGACATAATGATGCGCCATAATTTCGATATTCGGTGATTTGTTCACCGTTGCCAATAAAGCGCGTTCTATTTCAGCGCCGGTAATATCTTTGTGATGAACAATGCGGTTTTCGGTATGTCCGCCTTCTCTGCCGAGCATGAGGTGACCGTCTTTTTGGTCAAAATTAGTTCCCCAGTCCACAAGTTCTTTAAATCTTTCGGGACCTTCGCGAACGACCATTTTTACCACTTCAAGATTATTTTCACCATCGCCGGCTCTCATGGTGTCATCGATATGTTTCTGAAAATTATCTTTGTCGAAATCGGTTACTACGGCCAATCCGCCCTGCGCATATTTGGTGTTGCTTTCGTCTTCATCGGCTTTGGTGACGATGATTATTTTTGCCTCGGGCATTCTTTCGGATATTTTTATCGCATAAGAAAGTCCGGAGATTCCTGATCCGATGACGAGTACGTCTGCTTTTATCATGGAGTTATTTTGGTGTAATGAATGAAAATTTAGACCTTATTTTAAATAAACTTAAACAGTTTATCATTCGGTTTTCTTACTTTTTTTAAATTCTGAAATTGGTCTTCTTCCGATCGGTACCCAAGCGCTAAAGTCACTGCGACTTTTTCTTTTTCGGTATCAATCCCTAAAACAATATCGATTTTTTCCTGACTGAAGCCTTCCATCGGGCAGGTGTCTACATTTTCTAAAGCCGCCGCAAACATCAGATTTCCCAAAACAATATAGCTCTGTTTATCTGCCCAAATCATCACTTCTTCTGAATCTAAATGCTGAATATGTTTGCTGATACTTTCTTTAAATGGATTTAAACTTTCCAGAGGAACTTCTCTGGTTTCTGAAATATGATTAAAATAATTGCCGATATATTCATTGCCAATATTGTTTTTCGAAACAATAACAATCAAATGCGAACACGTTGAGATTTGCGATGGATTGTAAAAGGCAGGAATGAGTTTCTGCTTCATTTCCGGACTTTGCACAATAAGGAGCCGATAAGGCTGCAGTCCCAATGAACTAGCCGAAAGTCTTGCCGCTTCAAGGATATGGAAGAGCACATCGGACGAAACTGTTTTTTCAGGATCAAATTTTTTAACCGAATATCTTTTGTTGAGTGCTTCAAGGTAATTCATCTAACAAAGATAAATAAATGAGCCGGAAGTTGGGTGGGTGAATTTCTTTAAGTGAATTTCTAAAGGTGAATTTTAAAAGTGAATGGTGAATTTCTTCGGGTCAATTTTAAAAGTGAATTTAATAAATATTAAGTTTAGAAAATTCACCATTTCACAGCAACGATACTTGACCATTAAATTGACCATTCACTGCGAAGCTAACTAACCATTCACTGCGGAGTAAATTCACGCAAAGTAATTTACCGTCAGAAAAGCCCGCCGTTCTGTTGTTTCTCGAAAAATTCATCAATTTGAAGAGGTTCCGTTTGGGCGGCTTTTACGGCAAGTTGATCGCAGATTTCATTTTCGAGATGGCCTGCATGACCTTTAACCCAATGAAAAGTGGTTTGATGTGCTTTAATTAAAGGAACCATTCTTTTCCACAAATCAGGATTTTTTACATTTTTAAAACCTTTTTTAATCCAACCGAAAATCCATTTCTGATTAATCGCGTCAGAAACATATTTGCTGTCGGTGTAAATGTGAATGTCATTTTCGGTAGATTTCAGTTTTTCCAAAGCGGTTATCACCGCCAACAATTCCATGCGGTTGTTGGTTGTGAGGCGAAACCCCTGCGAATATCTTTTTTCGTAATTTTTTTCGGGAACCTTCATCACGATTCCGTAACCCCCTTTTCCGGGGTTACCACTACAGGCGCCGTCGGTATAAATTTCAATTCTAAGACCCATTCCTAAAATTGAAAATCGTCATCATCATCCGCATCATTCATCGACGAACCGGAAAGGTTTTGGTTGCTTGGTAAATCGAAAGCAGCACCGGGATCGATGGTAGTTTTAATTTTTTCAAAACCTCCCGGAGTATCCTGTTGTCCAAAATTCGAAGACTGGTAACCGTAGCCACCGCCTCCACCAAATAAATCAAGGTCGGCAAATTTGGCAATATTTTTATGGAAAGACATTCTCACATCTGCGGTAGCACCATTACGGTGTTTTGCGATAATCAGTTCTGCCTGGTTTTCTGTGGAGGACTCACCGCCGTCTTCATCATTGTCCCAAGTGGTGATTTTATAATATTCCGGACGGAAAATAAACGAAACAATATCGGCATCCTGCTCAATCGCTCCAGATTCCCGAAGGTCAGAAAGCATCGGTCTTTTTCCAGGTCGTGTTTCCACACTTCTTGAAAGCTGAGAAAGTGCAATAACAGGAACATTCAGCTCTTTTGCAATTGCTTTCAGGGAACGGGAGATCATTGCAATTTCCTGTTCACGATTTCCTGCTCCCCCTTTTCCGGAATTTGCGGTCATCAACTGAAGATAATCGACCATGATGATTTTTACTCCATGCTGCATGACCAATCTCCGGCATTTTGCCCGAAAATCGAATACAGAAAGGGAAGGTGTTTCGTCAATATATAAAGGAGCGTTTTCTAAAGCGGAAACATTGGAGAATAAACGTTGCCATTCTTCATCGTTCATTTGTCCTTTTCGTAATTTCTCAGAAGAAATTCCCGTTTCTGAAGCGATCATTCTGGTAATCAACTGAACGGAAGCCATCTCCAGCGAGAATAAAGCCATCGGAATATTATGTTCTACCGCAATATTTCTTGCCATAGAAAGCAGGAAAGCGGTTTTGCCCATTGCCGGACGGGCCGCAATAATAATTAAATCGGAATTTTGCCAACCACCGGTTTCTTTATCAATATCTTTAAATCCGGACGGGATTCCGGAGATTCCCTCTTTGTCTTTTAAGGCTTTAATGGTTTCAATGGCCTGGCTAACCAAAGTATTCGCAGTGTCGAAACCTTTTTTAATAGTTCCGTTTGTAATTTCAAAAAAGGATTGTTCGGCTTTATCCAAAAGCTCGAAAACATCGGTAGATTCTTTATAAGAACTGTCGATCACATTGGCGGAAACATTAATCAGACTCCGCAGAATGAATTTCTCTAATATCACCCGGACATGGTACTCAATATGCGCACTGGAAGAGACTCCCATCGTTAAATCAATGATGTAATGATCTCCTCCTGCAAGTGCTAATTTATCGGTTTTCTTTAATTCCTGAATTACCGTCATTAAATCGACGGGATGATTACCTTCGAAGAGACGGACGATTACGCGGAAGATTTCCTGGTGTCTTGGGTCGTAAAAAACATCCGCGGTCAATAAATCAATGGAATAATCCAGTCCTTTTTTATCAATTAAAAAAGTGCCGATAACGAGTTTCTCGAATTCTATTGCATTGGGAGGCATTTTGCCGTCGGAAATAGAAAGTTCCTTAGCGAAATTACCATGAATTAGTGAAGATAAAGTTTCCTTTTGTGCCATATGACAAAGATAGTTTTTTTAAGTTTTTATTCCGAATATTTAATCAACAATGTCCTGGGTTTTAAGGTCAATAAGTTGTTTGTTAGTGAATTGCAGTGTTGATAAGTCGGAAATTAAACAGTTTTTATTTTGGCGAGGATTGAAACGGAAATTCTTTTTTTTGGCGCTGCCAAAGGTGCAGCAAAAAAGATTGGAGGGAAGAGCCGGACCGAATTGGTTAGAAGTTCTACACTGTTTAGTCTTAAAAAATTAATAGTTCATTTTGCGGAGTTTTGGAACGGTGGTTCCGACTAAAAGTGCGATTAAAACGGTCATGGTTCCCCCAAAAACGACGGATCGAACAACGCCTAAAAGTTTGGCTGCAACGCCACTTTCGAATTGACCCATTTCGTTGCTCGACATGATGAAAATGGAATTCACGCTTAAAACCCGGCCGCGAATATGATCGGGCGTTTTCAGTTGTACAATCGTACCGCGGATGACCACCGAAATTCCATCGAGCATTCCACTGGCCACCAATAAGAAAAAGGAGAGCCAGTATAATTTAGAGAAACCGAAACCGATGATGCACAGGCCAAAACCTGCCACGGCAACGAGTAAGATTTTACCTTGATTTTTGGTTAACGGTACAAACGCCAGAGTCATGATAATACACATGGAGCCGATATCTGAAGCAGCATTCAGCAAGCCGAAACCTTCGGATCCTACATCTAAAATATCGGTAGCGAAAACCGGAATCATGCCGACGGCACCGCCAAAAAGGACGGCGAACATATCAAGGCAAAGTGCGCCCAAGATTTCTTTTGTTTTGTAAATGTAGGCGATTCCTTCGCGCATACTTTCTACCACGCCCATTGTTCGGTCGCTGTTTTCTGAAGGGTGTTTTTTCAGAGACCAAAAGAAAATGGAGGAGAAAATCATTAATCCGACAATCACGAGGATTGTTCCGGAAATATCAATCCAGTGAATAAGAAAGCCACCCAAAGCATGGCCAGAAACAGAAGCGGTAAGAAAGGTCGCCTGGTTGAGTGTGATAGCGTTCGGAAGTTGATCTTTTGAAACTATCTTTGGAATCATTGAAGGAATTATAGGGCCGATAAATGCGCGGCAAAATCCGGTACAAAAAATGACGGCATAAATAAAATAAGAAATCTGGATATTGCTGAAGTGCAGTAAACTGTGACCAAAAAAGGCGGGAACCGCCAATAAGCCGATGAGCAAAACATAAGCGTAATTGCAGATCAGCAAGAGTCTTTTCTTCTCAGAATTATCGATAACGTGGCCGGCGTATAAGGCAGTTGATACCGCAGGAATAACTTCTGACAAGCCAATCAACCCAATGGCGAAAGGATCTTTGGTTAATTTGTAAATCCACCAGCCCATCAGTGTTGCCAACATTCTGAAAGATAAGATCAGAAAAAAACGGCCGGTCATCAAGTTCCGAAATTCTGCTATTTTTAAGGTCTGAATAGGTTGCAATGAAATCATTTTGCAAAAGTAAATTTTAGGAACGAAAAATCATTTATTAATTTGCCACGAATGCACGAATTTTTTTCTATAAGTTAGTTGTTGCTTTCCAATAATTGAAATGAAGTAATGTTAAAAAAATGGAGATTCGTGAATTCGTGGCTTCCCATTTTGCATTAAGTTTTTGCCACGAATACACGAATTTTTCTTCAACAGCTTGTTCCTTTTAAATGGACCTTTTCCTATGATTGAAATGAAGTAATGTTAAAAAAAATGGAGATTCGTGAATTCGTGGCTTTTAGAAACACTTAAGTTTTCCAAAAAAAATTATCTTTGAAAAATGAATTGGATTTTACTCATTATCGGCGGCTTATTTGAAACCGGCTTTGCCACTTGTCTCGGAAAAGCGCAAGAAACAACCGGAAGAGAAAGTTATTTTTGGTGGGCAGGTTTTGCAATTTCTCTTTTTCTGAGTATGTTTCTTTTATACAAGGCAATTTCTGTTGGCGCCAGTCCCATTCCTGTTGGGACAGCGTACGCAGTCTGGACGGGAATTGGTGCGGTAGGTGCTGTTTTTATGGGAATATTTATATTCGATGAGCCTGCGACTTTCTGGCGAATATTTTTTGTTTTCACTTTGATTGCTTCGGTGATTGGGCTGAAAGTGGTTTCTAATTAGGACAACATAGAAGAAGCCGTCTCAACACTTATTGAAACGGCTTCTTTTTTTATTTGTATTTTTTCTAATATGCTATTTCTTAACGATTTTTGAAGTTTCGATTAATTCGCTTCCAGAATATACTTTAACAACATAAGCAGCTTTTGGAAGTCTTTCTATATTGATCGATGTTTCAGAAGAACTGATTACCAGTTTTCCGGTCATATCAAAGATTTCAGTTTTGGAAATAGAATTCTTTTTGTTGGCCTTTAAGTTAATTACATTAACTGCTGGGTTTGGGTAGATGGAGACGTTTCTAAGATTAGAATATACATTTGTAGTACCCAACTGGTTTTCTCCTGTAATCGTGAATGCAAGCCCTTCAAAAGTTTCACCTAGCAAACTTGAAATAGTTGTCCAGGAGGTTGCTCCTTCTTCAAATAAATCAGCCTCATCGATTAGCACAGGTTCTGAGTAATTATCATTTCCTAAAGCCCAGTAGAATGTTTCATCCTCATCGTAACCGTAATCGTAACCAAGATCAACTTTAGGCGCAAAAGCCACCCAATATTTTTTATTGGCTTTCAATGTTAGGTTTTGTCCCAATGCCTTAGTAACATCAACTTCAAAGGTGAAATCCACATCATCCGCGGAAAGGGTCGCAGCGCTATTGGTTTCGTCGATATTTATGACAGCAACCGCCGTGCTTAGATCACTTGGTTTTCCAGCGGGAAAACCGTTGTTGTCATTGAAGATATACATTTTTAATCCCAGATAAACTTCTGGTAAATCACCATAGAACTGACTTCCATAAAAAACAAATTTCTCAATTTTGGTGTCTTCAGAAAGTTGAAAGTCATCTGCCGCAAAAACTTGATAATCGTCTTGATCTACCATTGATATGATTCCATTTGAGAAATCAGGTGCTTGATCAAATTTTATTTCATTTGCTTTTAAATGGGATACAAATGGTTTATGGGTCTCATTTTTGCTTGGTTTTTTAAAGCTTTTAATCTGCGCATTTGAGAATGTCATCGCTAACATCGTTCCTAAAAAATAGATTTTTTTCATTAAATATAATTTGAATTAATATTTTCAAATGTAATAAAAATTTATTAAAATATTAAATATTTTGTTAATTCGGTACTTATAAATAGGTGTTGGTGTGAGTATTTATCCGAATTTGATTGTTTGCAGAATGTTTTTTGAATTTCAGATGCTGTTGTTTTTGTCAGGATGAAAATTATTTAGAGTTAATTATTGTCCTCCGATGGCGAGCCCGAACCCCTCACCTAAAGCTCGCATTGTGTCTGCAATGATATAAGTTATGACCAAAAGACCAACGGTTCCACCGA includes these proteins:
- a CDS encoding T9SS type A sorting domain-containing protein produces the protein MKKIYFLGTMLAMTFSNAQIKSFKKPSKNETHKPFVSHLKANEIKFDQAPDFSNGIISMVDQDDYQVFAADDFQLSEDTKIEKFVFYGSQFYGDLPEVYLGLKMYIFNDNNGFPAGKPSDLSTAVAVINIDETNSAATLSADDVDFTFEVDVTKALGQNLTLKANKKYWVAFAPKVDLGYDYGYDEDETFYWALGNDNYSEPVLIDEADLFEEGATSWTTISSLLGETFEGLAFTITGENQLGTTNVYSNLRNVSIYPNPAVNVINLKANKKNSISKTEIFDMTGKLVISSSETSINIERLPKAAYVVKVYSGSELIETSKIVKK
- a CDS encoding DMT family transporter is translated as MNWILLIIGGLFETGFATCLGKAQETTGRESYFWWAGFAISLFLSMFLLYKAISVGASPIPVGTAYAVWTGIGAVGAVFMGIFIFDEPATFWRIFFVFTLIASVIGLKVVSN
- a CDS encoding MFS transporter, yielding MISLQPIQTLKIAEFRNLMTGRFFLILSFRMLATLMGWWIYKLTKDPFAIGLIGLSEVIPAVSTALYAGHVIDNSEKKRLLLICNYAYVLLIGLLAVPAFFGHSLLHFSNIQISYFIYAVIFCTGFCRAFIGPIIPSMIPKIVSKDQLPNAITLNQATFLTASVSGHALGGFLIHWIDISGTILVIVGLMIFSSIFFWSLKKHPSENSDRTMGVVESMREGIAYIYKTKEILGALCLDMFAVLFGGAVGMIPVFATDILDVGSEGFGLLNAASDIGSMCIIMTLAFVPLTKNQGKILLVAVAGFGLCIIGFGFSKLYWLSFFLLVASGMLDGISVVIRGTIVQLKTPDHIRGRVLSVNSIFIMSSNEMGQFESGVAAKLLGVVRSVVFGGTMTVLIALLVGTTVPKLRKMNY